The Mus musculus strain C57BL/6J chromosome 16, GRCm38.p6 C57BL/6J DNA window CTTGGTcagtatatgtaaatatttataaaccTCATTTGCACAGCACCTGGAGTGACAAGGGCAGTGTTAACAAGGAACATATCTGTGGCTCATTGTTGTGTGAACGGTTTTGCTAGTGTACAGGGAGAAATGGCCTTTCAGGACACCAGTATTTGTGTTCGTTTCATTGTGAATAAAACTGACTGTCTCTTCCTGTTTTGTGGctgtttgtaatttttttctatcaCTAAGATTATTTTCAGTTTCTAGAAGCTCTTAGCTAGAAAGATTAACTCTTTGTGATCTGCGTTACAGATATTTCTCCCGGGTTGTCGTGTGTCTTTTAACATCGGGAGCTTCTCCCATCCCCTAGACGTGTCTTCATATATGATTATATTtgcttatttcctttttaaatggcAGAACACTAGAAGCTCAAATACATTATTGAGGTACAGTTAACACGACAGGAAAGTTCATAAAACCAATGTAAATACTTTTAAGAATAATTAGAAGGTAGCATCCTGGAGCCTCCAACACGGAACCCTGCcagcctgcccccacccccagccccacccccagccccaccccgagccccacccccaccccagccccacccccagccccacccccagccccacccctacccagtGAGGCCCTTCCCTCTTGCTCCATAGCCCCTGGCTTCCATGATGAGCAGCCTAGGCCTCTTAGATCCTGCAGCACACACCTTGAATGTTGCAGGCCCCCCAGCCTTCCACCCCAGCACTTTTCTCTGGTGTTGAAGCTCAGAAATTGCCACAGAGAGCATCCAACCTCCAGCCAAGGACACAAATCTGAATTTCGTGTGACAAAACATCCTTCTTCTTTTGATTTCCACCAAGCTGTTTGAAAGGCAAAGGCACTTGTGGCTCATGGCATAACCAAGTTCGTCCCAGGGACCACAGCTTGCGACTGCTCCCTTCATATTCGTCCCTAAACAGCTTGCCGGGGTTTGAAACCTTCTAATATAGACTGGATGGTTCTTATCTTTACTGTCTGGGGCCAGAAGCTTTTCGGATGGtggagtttgttttatattttgggaTATTCCTATTTCTATATTACAGTATCTTTACACCCAATTCATTTATGTTTCATATACACCTAGCCTGAAGGTAATTGTATGCAGCGTTTTTTAGACATTTTAGGCATGAAACAAAGTTTCATGATGTGGGATTTCCCAATTCAATTTCCATGTAAATCTAATACAGATTTTTAGAATTCTGTCATTTTGGATACAGAATTTTTACACTGAGAATACTCAGTCTGTACAtggaatcatgtgtgtgtgtgtgtgtgtgtgtgtgtgtgtatgtgtgcgcgcgcgcttcTCTGCTATCCTCCCTATCTCCTTCATCAGTATTTTTGTGAGAATCCTCCTTCTCCATACTGTAGCCGCAGATTGTTATTTGGGGGTTTTATGGCTGTTGCCTGTGCTGGATGTAAACTTAGAAGAACCCCAGGCTACATTCCCACTACCGGAATGTCTCACCTGCTCCGTGTGCCTGGCTTCTCACAGTGAGTAGCACCCTGTTCTTTTTCAGGGCATCTGTACTAACTGATGCTGCTATAGAGATGGGTGAGCCATCCTAATCCTCTGTACTTTTACATAATTGCCGTGCTCATGGGTATTTGATGGCATCTCACTATGGGGTAAATATGTGTCCTCTAATTGCTGATGAGGTTGGCCATCTTTCCACATGCTTAATAGTCTTTGATGAGGTGCTTGTTCAGATCTTTTACTCATTTGGTTGAGTGGGCTGCCTTTTGAGAAGGActtttattatattacattacatatttattgtgtgtgtgtgtgtgtgtgtgtgtgtgtgtgtgtgtgtgcgcgagtctTAAGCTAcaccatgtgtggaggtcagaggacagctttcagagttggttctctcctcccaccacgtGGGTCCTGAGGATTCAGCTCAGGCTGTTGGCCTTGCTGGCAAACACCTTCagttgctgagccacctcccctgccttgtctgtcctttcCAGTTATGCATAGGGATTCACTGTCTGTCTTCCACATCTTTTGTCCAGTCTGTGGATTGTCCCTCTCTTGGTGGAGAAAGACTCTCATTGGCCCATTTTAACCGTTCACCTCAAGGTCTTGGCCTAGACTAGCATTTTTGGCAGCCTCCTGGAAACTTCTTTTAAAGTTGTGAGTTTCTACAGACTTTACTCGCAGTCATGTTATTGTTAGAATCTTTTATACCACTTTAATGAATGCACTCTGAAACTAATTTCCAAACATTCTAaaatccttctcttccccctttctctcctcctctctccttactTTTCTCCTTTGTAAAGATTGTTCTGGGGAGAGTCTCGGGTCAGCCTGGGTTCTGACACACCCGTAGAAGCCCCAGTTGATTCCAGAGGAGTGCTGAGAGAGCTGTAGGCTAGAAGTTCAAAGCTGAGCGGTGCGGACAGAAAGCTGATGTTTAAAGTCATGAATGGAGTGGTTGGGGAGAGATAGGGGGTGGGAGTATGTGTGGGGGTAGGAGTCTAGTGAGTGAGTTTAGGTGGAGAAAAGGGATAGTCTGGGAGACAAGGCAAGGATATTACTTTAGATGCAGTCTCTGAGGTGTGGAGAGTGGGCTAAGAGGACTGAAAGGGAGCCactgaggaaggaggaggcaAATGCCAGGTAGAGAAGCTTCCTGGGGAAGGGCAGCTGGACCGGATGAAGCTCCTCAGGAGAAGAACACAGGACTGAGACGTGCACCGTGCTTTGGCCTCAGAACCACATGAGTAGCTGTGATAGTTTCTAGGAGAGGAGGGTGTAACTGTGTGCGTGAGCCTGGGCTAAGTGGAGGATGCCAGTGTTTTGGTATTAATGGGGGCTTTCTATTTGGGGGAGCTGAGACACTAAGACTTCCAAAGTTGTACCGTAGAGTCCCATGTTAATGGTGATGTTGTCCGTGCCTCTGGTGTTCAGGAGCTACTGGGTCTCCATGTTTGGCTTATGCTATCTCATGTTAGCTCAGGTCTCACATTGACCCCATGAGTTGGCTATTATTTTTCCAAGTTTACATGTGAACAATCCTGTGGGGGAGAAGTTCCTGAGATGTTACAattgatttttattgtttaaCTGTAAAAATTTGGGATCTTTCTATGTGAAATTTCATAattctgtatttttgttgttgttgttgctgttgttctcatAGAAAGGGCCAAATAAAACACCGGTAGCAGCCATCTGCCTGACCAGCTTGGTGACCATGGCCTTTGTCCTGGTGGGTCAGGTGAATGTTCTGGCGCCCGTTGTCACCATCAATTTCATGCTGACCTACATCATGGTGGACTACTCTTACTTCGCCCTCTCCATGGCTCACTGTGGCCTCGCCCCATCTCCTGAGCCCGTCCCCAGACAAGGCCCAGATACTCTGCACTGCTCTGAGCACCTGCTCCAGGACAGGGCTCCCAGCTACGGCTCTGATGTCCCTGCCAGAAGCCTCTCTGAGGGCACCCTGCTGGAGTTCACCAAGGACATGGATCAGTTCCTCCAGCCAATAGAGGAACTGGAGAGTCGTCAGCTTGGGTCAAGAGAAGGAAACAACCCAAAGAATCAGAAGCGCAAGGGTAAGAAAGGCGCCAAGCAAACCCTACAAGATAGCTTCCTCTTGGACCCTGGGTCTCCTTTGTCCTTTCCTACGAGGACTTCTGAGAGGTTGTCTGTTGCCTTCTGTGGGGAGCAAGAGTCCTATCAGAAGCAGCAGACTTCTAGGAGTGAATCACATGACC harbors:
- the Slc12a8 gene encoding solute carrier family 12 member 8 isoform X8, with the protein product MGGLYGAPRILQCIAQDKVIPALAFLANGKGPNKTPVAAICLTSLVTMAFVLVGQVNVLAPVVTINFMLTYIMVDYSYFALSMAHCGLAPSPEPVPRQGPDTLHCSEHLLQDRAPSYGSDVPARSLSEGTLLEFTKDMDQFLQPIEELESRQLGSREGNNPKNQKRKGKKGAKQTLQDSFLLDPGSPLSFPTRTSERLSVAFCGEQESYQKQQTSRSESHDHLVPDLRNQPRVNREDFFLKCRLQEQEIQRRPSVFYACMCNPWVSLLGALASLLIMFVIQWLYTLASMGVAALVYFYIGQASPGLYLGSASNFSFFQWMKSFLVPSCRSLRSAQEQIILAPSPAKVDMAMTQLTQDNADFATRDRYHHSSFLSREQLMPPY